In a genomic window of Quercus lobata isolate SW786 chromosome 4, ValleyOak3.0 Primary Assembly, whole genome shotgun sequence:
- the LOC115986700 gene encoding scarecrow-like protein 22: MKAMPLPFEEFQGKGVLDFSTASSDSLPHLHRLYQQQQLQKWHNTNKENCYVGTEPTSVLDTRSPSPPTSTSTLSSSLGNGVASTTATAKAAATASESHHQPSSQTSLDIGEKCGLGMEDWEGVLSDSSSGQEQSILRLIMGDVEDPSLGLNKLLHQDLEFNSGFGMIDQGAAFGCLEMPNNLLPSIDPSADFPFNGGGTNATRLGSVSTPNHSPMFSVATSNNLLPGSLSHSPAMFHHQQQQQQVQTIETVDEKPQIFNPQMIHPNQAQYAQNPALFMPLTYAQLQEHHLGSSPLAKRHNLGGIGPNYQVPKSPFSEPGQELLRRQQNQLQMLPQHIQQRPMMVSKQKMVCNELANQQQQQQQLLFDQLYQLAELIETGNNPVLAQEILARLNHQLSPIGKPFQRAAFYFKDALQLLLHNTNNTNSNASLNMSSPPPPPISLIFKIGAYKSFSEVSPVLQFANFTCNQALLEALDGFDTIHIIDFDIGFGGQWASLMQELALKQGGGPALKITAFASPSTHDELQLGFTLENLKHFASEINLAFEFEFLSFESLNSGSWPLPLHVSESEAIAVNLPIGSFSNYPLSLPLVLGFVKQLSPKIVVSLDRGCDRTDLLFPLHIIHAVQSYSGLLESLDAVNVNPDALQKIERYLLQPGIEKIVLGRRRSPDRTPPWRGLFLSSGFSPSTFSNFTESQAECLVQRTPVRGFHVEKKQTSLVLCWQRRELISASVWRC, translated from the coding sequence ATGAAGGCCATGCCCCTACCCTTTGAGGAGTTTCAAGGGAAGGGGGTGTTAGATTTCTCTACTGCTTCTTCAGATTCATTACCCCATCTCCACCGTCTTTACCAACAACAGCAACTACAAAAGTGGCACAACACCAACAAAGAAAATTGCTATGTGGGCACTGAGCCCACGTCAGTTCTTGACACAAGAAGCCCCAGCCCTCCAACTTCAACCTCAACTCTGTCTTCCTCTCTTGGCAACGGTGTGGCTtcaacaacagcaacagcaaaAGCAGCAGCAACGGCCTCAGAGAGTCACCACCAACCCTCTTCCCAAACTAGCTTAGACATAGGTGAAAAATGTGGGCTTGGAATGGAAGACTGGGAAGGTGTGTTGTCTGATTCCTCATCAGGTCAAGAACAGTCTATTCTGAGATTGATTATGGGGGACGTTGAAGACCCATCTCTGGGTCTCAACAAGCTCTTGCATCAAGACCTTGAATTCAATTCAGGTTTTGGTATGATAGATCAAGGTGCTGCCTTTGGCTGCCTTGAAATGCCCAACAATTTGTTGCCTAGCATTGACCCTTCTGCTGATTTTCCATTCAATGGTGGTGGCACCAATGCAACCAGGCTTGGCTCAGTTTCGACCCCAAATCACAGCCCCATGTTCTCTGTTGCAACAAGTAATAATCTTTTGCCAGGCTCTCTATCTCATTCACCAGCCATGtttcatcatcaacaacaacaacagcaggTGCAAACAATTGAAACTGTAGATGAGAAGCCACAGATTTTCAATCCCCAGATGATACACCCGAATCAAGCCCAGTATGCTCAAAACCCGGCTTTGTTTATGCCTTTGACATATGCCCAATTGCAAGAGCATCACCTTGGTTCATCACCACTGGCAAAAAGGCATAATCTTGGGGGTATTGGGCCTAATTATCAGGTGCCCAAGTCACCGTTTTCGGAACCGGGGCAAGAGCTTCTTCGAAGACAGCAAAATCAGCTTCAGATGCTTCCTCAGCATATCCAGCAGAGGCCAATGATGGTTTCAAAGCAGAAAATGGTGTGCAATGAATTGGCAAaccaacagcaacagcaacagcaattATTATTTGATCAGTTATACCAGTTAGCAGAGCTGATAGAAACTGGGAATAATCCGGTACTCGCGCAAGAGATATTGGCGCGGCTCAATCACCAGCTCTCTCCAATTGGTAAGCCTTTTCAAAGGGCTGCTTTTTATTTCAAGGACGCCTTGCAATTGCTCCTTCATAATACTAATAATACTAATAGCAATGCTTCTTTGAATATgtcatcaccaccaccaccacctatTAGTCTAATTTTCAAGATTGGTGCTTACAAATCATTCTCAGAAGTCTCTCCTGTACTTCAGTTTGCCAATTTTACTTGTAACCAAGCTCTTCTTGAAGCATTGgatggctttgataccattcacattattgattttgatattggGTTTGGTGGACAATGGGCTTCTCTTATGCAAGAGCTCGCCTTGAAGCAAGGCGGTGGTCCAGCTCTTAAAATCACTGCATTTGCATCCCCATCCACACATGATGAACTCCAGCTTGGTTTCACTCTAGAAAACTTGAAACATTTTGCTTCTGAGATTAACCTTGcatttgagtttgaatttttaagttttgagtcCTTGAACTCTGGTTCTTGGCCATTGCCCCTTCATGTATCGGAGAGTGAGGCAATTGCAGTGAATCTGCCAATTGGTTCCTTTTCCAACTACCCTTTATCCCTTCCTTTGGTTCTTGGCTTTGTAAAGCAGCTCTCACCGAAAATTGTGGTCTCTCTGGATAGAGGTTGTGATCGAACCGATCTCCTTTTCCCCCTCCACATAATTCATGCCGTTCAATCTTATTCGGGCCTGCTTGAATCGCTGGATGCTGTTAATGTCAACCCAGATGCCTTGCAAAAGATTGAGAGATATTTGCTACAACCGGGAATTGAGAAAATTGTGTTGGGTCGTCGCCGTTCACCTGATAGAACGCCTCCATGGAGGGGTCTTTTTTTGTCATCTGGATTCTCCCCATCGACATTCAGCAACTTCACCGAGTCCCAAGCAGAGTGTCTGGTGCAGAGGACTCCAGTTCGGGGATTCCATGTCGAAAAGAAGCAAACTTCACTTGTTCTCTGCTGGCAGCGAAGGGAGCTTATCTCAGCTTCAGTTTGGAGGTGCTGA